A region from the Pelagovum pacificum genome encodes:
- a CDS encoding N-formylglutamate amidohydrolase — MTEPSFEIVNPGSNSRWLLTCDHASNFVPLDVAGGDLGLPPGEMARHIAYDVGAAGVTRRLADLLDAPAVLSRFSRLVIDPNRGADDPTLLMKLYDGTIIPANRHADEAEKVRRREMLYEPYHAAIDEFADRRDDILYLAIHSFTPRLVGRRPRPWHITVLHAWDERLSRPLIDRLCEERDLVVGENEPYPGHLPGDAVDRHALRAGRHNALIEIRQDLIATESGQREWAERLAPILEDARKRLED; from the coding sequence ATGACCGAGCCGTCTTTCGAGATCGTGAACCCGGGCAGCAACAGCCGATGGCTCCTGACATGCGACCACGCGAGCAATTTCGTCCCCCTCGACGTCGCCGGAGGTGACCTCGGCCTGCCCCCGGGCGAGATGGCACGCCACATCGCCTATGATGTGGGCGCCGCCGGAGTGACGCGGCGGCTCGCCGACCTGCTGGACGCGCCGGCGGTGCTGTCGCGATTCTCCCGGCTGGTGATCGATCCGAACCGGGGGGCTGACGATCCGACGCTTCTGATGAAGCTTTACGACGGCACGATCATTCCGGCGAACCGTCATGCCGACGAGGCCGAGAAGGTGCGCCGGCGCGAGATGCTCTACGAGCCCTACCACGCCGCGATCGATGAGTTCGCGGATCGGCGGGACGACATTCTCTACCTCGCGATCCATTCCTTCACGCCGCGCCTCGTCGGGCGGCGGCCGAGACCCTGGCACATAACGGTGCTGCACGCGTGGGACGAGCGGCTGTCGCGCCCGCTGATCGACCGGTTGTGCGAAGAGCGTGACCTCGTCGTCGGCGAGAACGAGCCCTACCCCGGCCACCTGCCGGGCGACGCGGTCGATCGCCACGCGCTGCGCGCGGGCCGTCACAACGCGCTGATCGAGATCCGTCAGGACCTCATCGCGACTGAAAGCGGTCAACGCGAATGGGCCGAGCGGCTTGCGCCGATCCTCGAGGATGCCCGAAAGCGGCTGGAAGACTGA
- a CDS encoding DUF1244 domain-containing protein translates to MDDQTRTELEAAAFRRLRQHLMEERPDVQNIDLMNLAGFCRNCLSRWYQEAANERGIDMTKDEGREIFYGMPYDDWKARQPEADADKQTAFEKSFAENVARKI, encoded by the coding sequence ATGGACGACCAGACCCGCACCGAACTGGAGGCCGCCGCCTTCCGCCGCCTGCGCCAGCACCTGATGGAAGAGCGGCCCGACGTGCAGAACATCGACCTGATGAACCTTGCCGGGTTCTGCCGGAATTGCCTCAGCCGCTGGTATCAGGAAGCCGCGAATGAGCGCGGCATCGATATGACGAAGGACGAGGGGCGCGAGATCTTCTACGGCATGCCCTATGACGACTGGAAGGCGCGCCAGCCCGAAGCCGACGCGGACAAGCAGACGGCCTTCGAGAAGAGCTTCGCCGAGAACGTCGCCCGCAAGATTTAG
- a CDS encoding NADPH-dependent FMN reductase, giving the protein MALKLKIIHGSTRPGRKGLPVTRWIEGLARDVDGFDVEFVDLADVGLPLLDEAAHPAMQNYEHAHTKSWSNIVSDADAFVFVIPEYNYFPPAVVVNAVQTLLKEWSKKPAGIVSYGGVSGGLRATQVLRTLLANVDMVPLTKTVPLPFFATHIEGETFTPTEPMSEGAGIMLAELLRWAEALKPMRG; this is encoded by the coding sequence ATGGCTCTCAAGCTGAAGATCATACACGGCAGCACACGTCCCGGTCGCAAGGGCCTGCCGGTTACCAGGTGGATCGAGGGTCTGGCGCGAGACGTCGACGGTTTCGATGTCGAGTTCGTGGACCTTGCCGACGTTGGCCTGCCGCTGCTCGATGAAGCCGCGCACCCCGCGATGCAGAACTATGAGCACGCTCACACGAAAAGCTGGAGCAACATCGTCTCGGACGCCGACGCCTTCGTCTTCGTGATTCCCGAATACAACTACTTTCCGCCCGCCGTCGTGGTGAACGCGGTCCAGACGTTGCTGAAGGAATGGTCGAAGAAGCCGGCCGGAATCGTCAGCTACGGCGGTGTGTCCGGCGGTCTGAGGGCGACGCAGGTGCTGCGCACGCTGCTGGCGAACGTCGACATGGTGCCGCTGACCAAGACCGTCCCGCTGCCCTTCTTCGCCACGCATATCGAGGGCGAAACCTTCACGCCCACCGAGCCGATGTCGGAAGGCGCCGGGATCATGCTGGCCGAGTTGCTCCGCTGGGCGGAGGCGCTGAAGCCGATGCGCGGCTAA
- a CDS encoding superoxide dismutase family protein — MFIRTATAIACLLPVAAFAAEADAPVTSVDGAELGIVQVIDTPSGVAHVIISLTGIPEGVHGIHLHETGDCSAEDFSSAGGHIAGDAEHGIMSENGPHPGDLPNATVQADGTLQAEYFLPDFSVEEWLADDDGAAFIVHAGSDDYESQPAGDAGDRFACGVFELQ, encoded by the coding sequence ATGTTCATCCGCACCGCCACCGCCATCGCCTGCCTGTTGCCTGTCGCCGCCTTCGCTGCGGAGGCCGACGCTCCCGTGACCAGCGTGGACGGGGCCGAACTCGGCATCGTCCAGGTGATCGACACGCCCTCCGGCGTCGCCCATGTCATCATCAGCCTGACCGGCATCCCGGAGGGCGTGCATGGCATTCACCTACACGAGACCGGCGATTGCTCGGCCGAAGACTTTTCTTCTGCTGGTGGCCACATTGCCGGGGATGCCGAGCATGGCATCATGAGCGAGAACGGCCCGCATCCGGGGGATCTCCCGAATGCAACAGTCCAGGCCGACGGAACGCTTCAAGCGGAATATTTCCTGCCGGACTTCTCGGTCGAGGAATGGCTGGCCGACGATGACGGCGCCGCTTTCATCGTCCACGCCGGGTCCGACGATTATGAGAGCCAGCCCGCCGGGGACGCCGGGGACCGGTTCGCCTGCGGCGTCTTCGAACTCCAATGA
- a CDS encoding D-amino-acid transaminase, which translates to MRTVYVNGQFVPEGEAKVSVFDRGFLFADGVYEVTSVLGGKLIDFDGHATRLERSLRELDMKAPVDKDELLAVHRELVEINSIEDGMIYLQITRGAPADRDFAYPAADVEPTIVLFTQNKPGLADSPAAKVGIKVISIEDQRWGRRDIKTVQLLYPSMGKMMAKAAGADDAWMVEDGKVTEGTSNNAYIVKDGTIITRDLGTEILHGITRAAVLRFAREAQMKVEERGFTLEEAKNADEAFITSASTFVMPVVEMDGQKIGTGEPGPVAKRLREIYLEESRKAAT; encoded by the coding sequence ATGCGTACGGTCTACGTGAACGGTCAGTTCGTCCCGGAAGGGGAGGCGAAGGTCTCTGTCTTCGATCGCGGGTTCCTGTTCGCGGACGGCGTCTACGAAGTGACCAGTGTGCTCGGCGGCAAGCTGATCGACTTCGACGGTCACGCCACCCGTCTCGAGCGGTCGTTGAGAGAGCTCGACATGAAAGCGCCCGTCGACAAGGACGAGCTTCTGGCGGTCCACCGCGAACTGGTCGAGATCAACTCCATCGAAGATGGCATGATCTACCTCCAGATCACACGTGGCGCGCCCGCTGACCGCGATTTCGCCTACCCGGCCGCCGACGTCGAGCCGACCATCGTGCTGTTCACCCAAAACAAGCCGGGCCTTGCCGACAGCCCCGCCGCGAAGGTCGGGATCAAGGTGATCTCTATCGAGGATCAGCGCTGGGGCCGCCGCGACATCAAGACGGTGCAACTGCTCTATCCCAGCATGGGCAAGATGATGGCCAAGGCCGCCGGTGCCGACGACGCGTGGATGGTCGAGGACGGCAAGGTGACCGAGGGCACCTCGAACAACGCCTATATCGTCAAGGACGGTACGATTATCACGCGCGATCTCGGCACCGAGATCCTGCACGGAATCACCCGTGCCGCCGTCCTGCGCTTCGCCCGCGAGGCGCAGATGAAAGTGGAGGAGCGCGGCTTCACCCTCGAAGAGGCGAAGAACGCCGACGAGGCCTTCATCACCTCCGCATCGACCTTCGTGATGCCGGTCGTGGAGATGGACGGCCAGAAGATCGGCACCGGAGAGCCGGGACCGGTGGCGAAGCGTCTGCGCGAAATCTACCTCGAGGAAAGCCGCAAGGCCGCCACCTGA
- a CDS encoding rhodanese-like domain-containing protein: MKVGYRQMIDAAEAEIETLPVTDAIAALQDPDVRFVDLRDRRELEREGRIPGAFHCPRGMLEFWIDPESPYHKPLFAEPKRFVFYCASGWRSALATKTAQDMGLSPVAHVGGGFSAWREAGGEVEQVQPKG; encoded by the coding sequence ATGAAGGTCGGCTACCGGCAGATGATCGACGCGGCCGAGGCCGAGATCGAGACGCTCCCGGTAACCGACGCCATCGCCGCGCTGCAGGACCCGGACGTCCGCTTCGTCGACCTGCGCGACCGGCGCGAGCTGGAACGGGAAGGCCGCATTCCCGGCGCGTTCCATTGTCCGCGCGGGATGCTGGAATTCTGGATCGACCCGGAAAGCCCCTACCACAAGCCACTCTTCGCGGAGCCGAAGCGCTTCGTCTTCTACTGCGCGAGCGGCTGGCGTTCCGCGCTGGCCACCAAGACGGCGCAGGACATGGGGCTCTCACCCGTCGCTCATGTCGGGGGCGGGTTCTCCGCCTGGCGTGAGGCCGGGGGCGAGGTGGAGCAGGTCCAGCCGAAGGGCTGA
- a CDS encoding OmpA family protein encodes MRLKSIATVAVTFVLAALLSVIGARAAVSVVEDRSVIAVREALTDEGQAWVEVLGDGLQVILEGEAPSEAVRFRSITIAGTQVDASRVIDNMSVADPDRIEPPEFVIEMLRNDSGISLIGLVPANTDREDVAARIAAAAEDMPVTDLLETADHPVPEGWDRALEHALTALELLPRSKISVTPGHVDIIANADSPEAKARLETRLNQRLPQGVEVAIEISAPRPVITPFTTRFILDDSGARFDACAADTDRAQARIAAAATSAGFEGEINCPLGLGTPSRSWSDAVSRSILAVNDLGGGTVTVSDADVLLVAREGTEQGEFDRIVGELENSLPDVFALEAVLPVAPDVSEEGPPQFTATRSPEGLVQLRGRVEDDLMNTTAQNYARARFVGSEITMGTRIAEELPQGWSVRVLAGIQALSELSHGSVVVEPDSVDVRGVSGNQEASGDISRMLIEKLGQDADFEIDVTYEESLDPIAALPTPEECLQQIGVVSAGRKITFEPGSDDITGESQAVVDDIAEILRRCPDLRVEVAGYTDSQGREEMNQELSQRRAEAVLAALRVRRVPVASFDAVGYGEVDPIADNDTAEGREANRRIEFRLIEPGSDEEPTGLEQVEDEATDDGDAAEGEDDTAADDQDGDDE; translated from the coding sequence ATGCGCCTCAAGAGCATTGCCACCGTCGCCGTAACTTTCGTCCTCGCCGCACTATTGTCGGTGATCGGCGCCCGGGCAGCGGTGAGCGTTGTGGAGGACCGCTCGGTCATCGCGGTGCGGGAGGCGCTCACGGACGAGGGCCAGGCCTGGGTCGAAGTGCTTGGCGATGGCCTGCAGGTGATCCTCGAAGGCGAGGCGCCGAGCGAGGCGGTCCGTTTCCGCTCCATCACCATCGCCGGGACACAGGTTGATGCGAGCCGTGTGATCGACAACATGTCCGTCGCCGACCCCGACCGGATCGAGCCGCCCGAGTTCGTGATCGAGATGCTGCGAAACGACTCCGGCATCTCCCTGATCGGCCTCGTCCCCGCCAACACCGACCGCGAGGACGTCGCCGCCCGGATCGCTGCCGCGGCCGAGGACATGCCGGTCACCGACCTGCTCGAGACCGCGGATCACCCGGTGCCGGAAGGCTGGGATCGCGCGCTCGAACATGCGCTGACGGCGCTGGAGCTACTGCCCCGCTCAAAGATCTCCGTGACGCCCGGACATGTCGACATCATTGCCAACGCCGACTCTCCCGAAGCGAAGGCGCGACTCGAAACACGGCTGAACCAGCGGTTGCCGCAGGGCGTCGAGGTCGCGATCGAGATCAGCGCGCCCCGTCCGGTCATCACGCCCTTCACGACGCGGTTCATCCTCGACGACTCCGGTGCCCGCTTCGATGCCTGCGCCGCCGACACTGATCGCGCGCAGGCTCGCATCGCCGCCGCCGCCACGTCGGCCGGGTTCGAGGGAGAGATCAACTGTCCCCTCGGCCTCGGCACGCCCTCCCGCAGCTGGAGCGATGCCGTCTCCCGCTCGATCCTCGCCGTGAACGACCTCGGCGGCGGAACCGTTACCGTGTCCGACGCTGACGTGCTGCTTGTCGCCCGCGAGGGGACCGAGCAGGGCGAATTCGATCGCATCGTGGGCGAACTGGAGAACAGCCTCCCCGACGTCTTCGCGCTGGAAGCCGTGCTGCCCGTCGCCCCGGATGTCAGCGAGGAAGGCCCGCCGCAGTTCACCGCGACGCGCAGCCCCGAGGGGCTGGTCCAGCTTCGCGGTCGGGTCGAGGACGACCTGATGAACACGACGGCCCAGAACTACGCCCGCGCCCGCTTCGTCGGCTCCGAGATCACGATGGGAACGCGCATCGCCGAAGAACTGCCGCAAGGCTGGTCGGTCCGCGTGCTCGCCGGGATCCAGGCGCTGTCGGAACTGTCGCACGGGTCCGTCGTGGTCGAGCCGGACTCGGTCGATGTGCGGGGCGTCAGCGGCAACCAGGAGGCAAGCGGCGACATTTCCCGCATGCTGATCGAAAAGCTCGGACAGGACGCCGACTTCGAGATCGACGTGACCTACGAGGAATCGCTCGATCCGATCGCGGCGCTTCCGACGCCGGAGGAATGCCTCCAGCAGATCGGGGTCGTCTCCGCGGGCCGCAAGATCACGTTCGAACCGGGGTCTGACGACATCACAGGCGAGTCGCAGGCGGTCGTGGACGACATCGCCGAGATCCTGCGCCGCTGCCCCGACCTCAGGGTCGAGGTCGCGGGCTACACCGACAGTCAGGGTCGCGAGGAAATGAACCAGGAACTCAGCCAGCGCCGGGCCGAGGCCGTTCTGGCCGCCCTGCGCGTGCGCCGGGTCCCGGTGGCAAGTTTCGATGCAGTTGGTTATGGCGAAGTCGACCCGATTGCGGATAATGACACCGCAGAGGGCCGGGAAGCGAACCGCCGGATCGAATTCCGGCTGATCGAACCGGGTAGCGATGAAGAGCCCACGGGCCTCGAACAGGTCGAGGACGAGGCGACGGACGACGGCGACGCGGCGGAGGGTGAAGACGACACCGCCGCGGACGACCAAGACGGGGACGATGAATAG
- the ubiA gene encoding 4-hydroxybenzoate octaprenyltransferase produces the protein MTDERAVPDDSVADAVKGNWVDHKAPAALRPYLRLSRIDRPIGTWLLLLPCWWGLGLGALQKGSFTIYDLWIGIGCAIGAVLMRGAGCTWNDITDRDIDGSVSRTAKRPIPSGQVKVRMALGWMLAQSLVALLILLTFNWPAILLGFLSILPVAVYPFAKRFTWWPQVFLGLAFNWGALLTFTATTGYLGWPAVVAYIGGICWTLFYDTVYAYQDAEDDALIGVKSTARLFGDTAPTWLRRFLVGTVILLSFATILATIDRSVLSLVIAVCGCWAMGWHLTWQLVRFDSTNNDRLLALFRSNRNAGLIPVLFFAVAGLV, from the coding sequence ATGACCGACGAGAGGGCGGTTCCAGACGATAGCGTCGCCGACGCGGTCAAGGGCAACTGGGTGGACCACAAGGCACCCGCAGCGCTTCGGCCCTACTTGCGCCTGAGCCGGATCGACCGGCCGATCGGGACGTGGCTGTTGCTGCTGCCCTGTTGGTGGGGGCTCGGCCTCGGCGCACTGCAGAAGGGCAGCTTCACGATATACGACCTCTGGATCGGGATCGGCTGCGCCATCGGAGCGGTTCTGATGCGCGGTGCGGGCTGCACCTGGAACGACATCACCGACCGCGACATCGACGGATCTGTGTCGCGCACGGCGAAGCGGCCGATTCCGTCGGGGCAGGTTAAGGTGCGCATGGCGCTCGGCTGGATGCTGGCGCAGTCGCTGGTCGCCTTGCTGATCCTGCTGACCTTCAACTGGCCGGCGATCCTGCTCGGCTTCCTGTCGATCCTGCCGGTCGCGGTCTATCCCTTCGCCAAGCGCTTCACATGGTGGCCGCAGGTGTTCCTCGGCCTCGCCTTCAACTGGGGCGCGCTGCTGACCTTCACGGCGACGACCGGGTATCTCGGCTGGCCTGCGGTCGTGGCCTACATCGGCGGCATCTGCTGGACGCTGTTCTACGACACCGTCTACGCCTACCAGGATGCGGAGGACGACGCGCTGATCGGGGTGAAATCCACCGCCCGGCTGTTCGGCGACACGGCTCCGACGTGGCTCCGGCGATTCCTCGTGGGTACGGTGATTCTCCTGAGCTTCGCCACGATCCTCGCGACGATCGACCGCAGCGTGCTCAGTCTTGTGATCGCCGTCTGCGGCTGCTGGGCGATGGGCTGGCACCTGACGTGGCAGCTCGTCCGCTTCGATTCGACCAACAATGACAGGCTGTTGGCGCTGTTTCGATCGAACCGGAATGCCGGCCTGATCCCGGTGCTGTTTTTCGCCGTCGCCGGGCTGGTCTGA
- a CDS encoding 16S rRNA (uracil(1498)-N(3))-methyltransferase — protein MSDVRLCVDHPLQEGQTIPLSREQAHYLFGVMRLAVGAQIMLFNSRDGEWRAEVAEAGKRGGTLALAEQTMPLRMPPDVWMMFAPVKKARTDFIVEKAVEMGARRICPVQTEFTNSERIRRDRLQAHATEAAEQCGATFVPEVDDLVRLDRRLADWPGDRRLMFCDEAMDGDAGLPEAAPGPWAILIGPEGGFSERERASLRGAAFAVPVSLGPRILRADTASVAAMTLWQSKLGDWQ, from the coding sequence ATGTCCGATGTCCGGCTCTGTGTAGACCACCCCCTGCAGGAGGGGCAAACCATTCCGCTCTCGCGGGAGCAGGCGCATTATCTGTTTGGCGTCATGCGCTTAGCTGTGGGTGCGCAGATCATGCTGTTCAATTCCCGCGATGGCGAGTGGCGTGCGGAGGTCGCGGAGGCCGGCAAGCGTGGCGGGACGCTGGCGCTGGCGGAGCAGACCATGCCGCTGCGGATGCCCCCCGATGTCTGGATGATGTTCGCCCCGGTGAAGAAGGCTCGCACCGATTTCATCGTCGAAAAGGCGGTGGAAATGGGCGCCCGGCGCATCTGCCCGGTACAGACCGAATTCACCAACTCGGAACGGATTCGCCGTGATCGCCTGCAGGCCCACGCGACCGAAGCCGCCGAGCAGTGCGGAGCGACTTTCGTGCCGGAGGTCGACGATCTGGTCCGCCTCGACCGGCGGCTTGCCGACTGGCCCGGCGACCGGCGGCTGATGTTCTGCGACGAGGCGATGGATGGCGATGCCGGCCTGCCCGAAGCCGCTCCCGGTCCCTGGGCGATCCTGATCGGGCCGGAGGGCGGCTTTTCCGAGCGTGAACGGGCGAGCCTGCGCGGCGCGGCCTTCGCGGTGCCGGTCAGCCTTGGCCCCCGGATCCTGCGGGCCGACACGGCCTCTGTCGCGGCGATGACGCTCTGGCAGTCGAAACTTGGAGACTGGCAATGA
- a CDS encoding GNAT family N-acetyltransferase has product MRRVTTVDLPAVEAFLRTRLPLAMFQLSNLDRFGLDGDHAYAPRMWVAERDGQVSDVLTVATNGTVMPALTSGDWQAAAEVLDGMEITAVLGPAQEARPMMKAAGLDGGETAIDNDEPQFALDLAQLVIPDGPGTLRPLAAADRDQMIRWRADYEIEALGSDAETAEVEGRASYEGYIAAGSHRVLMEGGTALATTGFNARLPDAVQIGGVYTPPELRRKGHARRAVALHLEEARDGGATEATLFAASENAARAYIALGFERIGDWTLCLYRTPQVARA; this is encoded by the coding sequence ATGAGACGCGTGACGACCGTGGACCTTCCTGCTGTCGAGGCGTTCCTGCGCACACGGCTGCCACTTGCGATGTTCCAGCTGTCGAACCTCGACCGGTTCGGGCTCGACGGCGACCACGCCTACGCGCCCCGGATGTGGGTGGCCGAGCGGGACGGACAGGTGTCCGACGTGCTCACTGTCGCGACGAACGGGACGGTCATGCCCGCTCTCACGTCTGGCGACTGGCAGGCGGCGGCAGAGGTTCTGGACGGTATGGAGATCACCGCCGTGCTCGGCCCGGCGCAGGAAGCGCGTCCGATGATGAAAGCCGCCGGCCTTGATGGCGGCGAGACCGCGATCGACAACGACGAACCGCAGTTCGCGCTGGACCTCGCGCAACTGGTGATTCCGGATGGGCCGGGCACCCTTCGTCCGCTGGCGGCCGCCGACCGGGACCAGATGATCCGCTGGCGCGCGGATTACGAGATCGAAGCACTCGGCTCCGACGCCGAGACAGCCGAGGTCGAGGGCCGGGCGTCCTATGAGGGCTACATCGCCGCCGGGTCCCACCGGGTCCTGATGGAGGGCGGCACCGCGCTCGCCACCACCGGCTTCAACGCGCGGCTGCCCGACGCGGTGCAGATCGGCGGCGTCTACACCCCGCCCGAGTTGCGCCGCAAGGGTCACGCCCGCCGCGCTGTCGCGCTCCACCTCGAGGAAGCCCGCGACGGTGGTGCGACGGAAGCCACGCTTTTCGCGGCGAGCGAGAACGCCGCACGCGCGTACATTGCGCTCGGTTTCGAGCGAATCGGCGACTGGACCCTCTGCCTCTACCGGACGCCGCAGGTGGCCCGTGCGTGA
- a CDS encoding glutamate--cysteine ligase — protein MSIPQSGGGPIESRDQLAAYLEAGCRPKEDWRIGTEHEKFGYCRDSLLPLPYDGERSIHAVLQGLRDAYGWLPVEEAGKLIGLEKDGANVSLEPGGALELSGAPLETIHQTCDEVNNHLREVKDIADKIGVGFIGLGAAPDWTHEQMPLMPKGRYKLMDAYMQRVGTTGRIMMRRTCTVQVNLDFGSEADMVKKFRVALALQPVATALFANSPFFEGKVNGLKSFRSRVWRDLDADRTGMLPFVFEDGFGFERYVDYALDVPMYFVYRDGEYVDALGQSFRDFLKGELPALPGEIPTLSDWADHLTTIFPEARLKKFIEMRGADGGPWRRLCALPALWVGLLYDQGSLDAAWDLAKDWDAETREAWRVEASIGGLDAEVGGVKMKDLATEVVAIAREGLKRRARPGLGGMVADERHFLHALEDSLETGQTQADELLALYHGEWNGDLSRIYPEFSY, from the coding sequence ATGTCGATACCTCAGTCCGGCGGCGGCCCGATCGAAAGCCGCGACCAGCTTGCCGCCTATCTCGAAGCCGGCTGCCGGCCCAAGGAAGACTGGCGCATCGGCACCGAGCACGAGAAGTTCGGCTACTGCCGCGACAGCCTCCTGCCCCTGCCCTACGACGGCGAGCGGTCTATTCATGCCGTGCTCCAGGGCCTGCGCGACGCCTACGGCTGGCTCCCGGTGGAAGAGGCCGGCAAGCTCATCGGTCTCGAGAAGGACGGCGCAAACGTCAGCCTCGAACCCGGCGGCGCGCTGGAACTGTCGGGGGCTCCGCTCGAGACGATCCACCAGACCTGCGACGAGGTGAACAACCACCTGCGCGAGGTAAAGGACATCGCCGACAAGATCGGCGTCGGCTTCATCGGTCTCGGCGCCGCGCCGGACTGGACGCACGAGCAGATGCCGCTGATGCCGAAGGGCCGCTACAAGCTGATGGACGCCTACATGCAGCGCGTCGGCACGACCGGCCGGATCATGATGCGGCGCACCTGCACGGTGCAGGTGAACCTCGATTTCGGCTCCGAGGCGGACATGGTGAAGAAATTCCGTGTCGCGCTCGCACTGCAGCCTGTCGCGACGGCGCTGTTCGCCAATTCGCCCTTCTTCGAAGGCAAGGTGAACGGGCTGAAGAGCTTCCGCTCGCGCGTCTGGCGCGATCTCGACGCCGACCGGACGGGTATGCTTCCCTTCGTGTTCGAGGACGGCTTCGGGTTCGAGCGTTACGTCGACTACGCGCTCGATGTGCCGATGTATTTCGTCTATCGCGACGGCGAGTATGTCGATGCGCTCGGCCAGTCGTTCCGCGACTTCCTGAAGGGCGAGCTGCCGGCGCTGCCGGGAGAAATTCCGACGCTCAGCGACTGGGCCGATCACCTGACGACGATTTTCCCCGAGGCCCGGCTGAAGAAGTTCATCGAGATGCGCGGCGCGGACGGTGGCCCGTGGCGCCGGCTCTGCGCCCTGCCCGCGCTGTGGGTTGGCCTGCTCTACGATCAGGGCTCGCTCGACGCGGCATGGGACCTCGCCAAGGACTGGGACGCCGAGACGCGCGAAGCGTGGCGGGTCGAAGCTTCGATCGGCGGGCTCGACGCGGAAGTCGGGGGCGTGAAGATGAAGGACCTCGCGACCGAGGTCGTCGCCATCGCGCGCGAAGGTTTGAAACGCCGGGCACGTCCCGGGCTGGGCGGCATGGTCGCGGACGAGCGTCACTTCCTCCACGCGCTCGAGGACAGCCTCGAGACCGGGCAGACGCAGGCGGACGAGTTGCTGGCGCTCTACCACGGCGAGTGGAACGGCGACCTGAGCCGCATCTACCCGGAATTCAGCTACTAG
- a CDS encoding membrane protein insertase YidC yields the protein MNEQTKSDRSPLAASTGPDGGSVTPVELGAILLSLLWIAVVAGFFMLAPSGEGSDPLRFVLTLMAIFLPVAMIWVGASAMRSSRIMREESARLQAAIDALRKSYIEDRQRGSGTLDQSIERRLTEIAQAAVKSEPAVATFATARTQQRRTVPPARISERPPAEEQPSLAFGGTAEDPGPDLPRGDLIRALNFPDNERDEAGFAALRAALKDRNARQLIRSSQDVLTLLSQDGIYMDDLHPDLARPEVWRRFANGERGRAIAALGGVRDRSSLALTAGRMREDTIFRDAAHHFLRKFDQALVTFEKEASDEEVVALSDTRTSRAFMLLGRVAGTFD from the coding sequence ATGAATGAGCAAACCAAATCGGATCGCAGCCCCCTTGCGGCCTCCACCGGGCCGGACGGCGGCAGCGTGACGCCCGTCGAACTGGGCGCGATCCTGCTGAGCCTGCTCTGGATCGCGGTCGTCGCCGGGTTTTTCATGCTCGCCCCGTCAGGGGAGGGCAGCGATCCGCTGCGCTTCGTCCTCACGCTTATGGCGATCTTCCTGCCGGTTGCGATGATCTGGGTCGGTGCCTCTGCCATGCGGTCGAGCCGCATCATGCGCGAGGAAAGTGCCCGCCTTCAGGCAGCAATCGACGCGCTGCGAAAGTCATATATCGAGGACCGTCAACGTGGCAGCGGGACGCTCGACCAGTCGATCGAGCGTCGCCTGACCGAGATCGCGCAGGCCGCCGTCAAGTCGGAGCCGGCGGTCGCGACCTTCGCCACCGCCCGCACGCAACAGCGCCGGACGGTACCGCCAGCGAGAATCTCCGAACGCCCGCCGGCGGAAGAACAGCCGAGCCTCGCCTTCGGCGGCACGGCCGAGGACCCCGGCCCGGACCTGCCGCGCGGCGACCTGATCCGGGCGCTGAACTTTCCCGACAACGAACGGGACGAGGCCGGCTTCGCGGCGCTGCGTGCGGCATTGAAGGACCGTAATGCCCGCCAGCTGATCCGCAGCAGCCAGGACGTTCTGACCCTGCTCAGCCAGGACGGCATCTACATGGATGACCTGCATCCGGATCTGGCCCGGCCCGAAGTCTGGCGGCGCTTCGCCAACGGTGAGCGCGGCCGCGCCATCGCGGCGCTGGGCGGCGTGCGCGACAGGTCGAGCCTCGCGCTTACGGCCGGGCGGATGCGGGAGGACACGATCTTCCGCGATGCCGCGCACCACTTCCTGCGCAAGTTCGATCAGGCGCTCGTCACGTTCGAAAAGGAAGCGAGCGACGAGGAAGTCGTCGCCCTGTCGGACACTCGTACGTCACGGGCGTTCATGCTGCTCGGCCGGGTCGCCGGGACTTTCGACTGA